CCGATTTCAGGTTTGACCCGGGTGATGATATTATCGTGCGTGAAGGTGGAGGAAACGCCGCGAGGGGGCGGATACAATGGGTGATGCAATCGGAAGACGGGTATTCCGAGCTGGAAGTATCGTGGAAACCGGTAAACAGGACCGAGGTGATAATCGAGGACATATACGACGACCTGTCAAGACACCTCGGTGAAAACCCCGACCATCATATGAGCATACTGGGATCAAAAGAGATAATGATAGGAAATACCGAAGCTGTCGCCGCGTTCGGCACCTGGGGGTACAAGATCGGTACAGTCGTCGCGGCCGGGGGAATCTGGACCTGGTCGATGATGATAGAAGGGAATATACTATATTCCGTAAAGCTTTCGACAAATACTGAAAGCGATCATGAAAAGGAAAAAATGAATATGGAGATCCTCGAAAAAGCGGTCTCGACTTTTCATTTCATAAGGTAGCAGCGGCGAATCTACTCAGATCGCGATGAGTAGGTCTTCGAACCCGCGATCCCACTCCGGGCCGGGAGGCAGATTTTCAGAAAAAGTCTCACGCGCCGTATTTTTTCAATTTTCCCGCGTTAGCCAGGGCAAGTTCCATTATCGAGACAGCGGAAAAGACTCCAAGCGATCCCCTGTCGCATTCAGTTTCGGTGAATCGCCGGGAGGCGTCGACGCCGCAGGACCTCGATCTTATCATGAAAGGAACGGGGTGCCAGGAATGACCTTTCATCGCGCAGGGAGTGGAATGGTCACCCGCAACTATCAGCACTTCGGGAGCGAGATCGAGCAGAAGGGGGATTGCCGCGTCAACCTGTTCTATCACGCCTTTCTTTCCCTCGATATTTCCGTCTTCTCCGTATGAATCGGTTTTTTTGATATGGATGAAGAAAAAATCGTAATCCTTGCCGTAAATGGATTTTACAGTTTCGAATTCCTCCGCCGGAGAGAACCCCGTATCGAAAAGATCCATCCCGCAAAGCTTCGCGACTCCCCTGTAAAGGGGATAAGCCGCGACGGCGGCCGCCTTTAGTCCATATCTCTTGTTGAACGACTCGATAGCAGGCTTTCTCGAGATACCTCTCATAAGGGCAGTCCTGGCCTTTTCTTCGTCGGCAAGGTTCTCGTCTATCAGCTTCACCAGTCTTTTCAGCACCGAAGCCGTCAGTTCAGCTTCGGGAGCTGTGGCCCGTGGAGCGAGGGGGCGTTTACCGGTGCTCTGCGGATCGGTCTCTTCAACGAACGGGGAGAGTCCTTTACCGCGAAGAACGATACCGAATCTGTATTCGCGCACCGGCATTATTATGATCTCGATGTCGTCGATCTTTTTTATCGCGGCGCTGAGTTTTTCGCAGATGCGGACTCCCTCTTCGTGCGGGATCCTTCCGGCCCTGCGGTCGGTGAGGACACCTTCGCCGTCTATCGTAGCGAAATTTCCCCTGATCGCGATATCGGTCTCTTTCAGGTCGAATCCGACCCCGGTCACTTCGACGACTCCGCGTCCCGCATCGTTTACGGGAAGAAGGGGATCGTAGCCGAAGAGGGAGAAATGAGCGGGGCCGCTACCGGGAGTCACTCCGGTCGATACGGGAACAGTTCTTCCGCAGGCGCTTTCGGAAGCTATCATATCAAGGTTCGGAGTCCTCGCCGCTTCCAGGGCTGTCTGGGGGAAATCGGCGTTGCGGATCCCACCCACGCCGTCGAGGACAAGATAGATGATTTTGGCGTCGTTTTTAATCAACAGGTCTTTCAGCATTTGATATTCCTCCATTAAAAGT
This genomic stretch from Candidatus Krumholzibacteriota bacterium harbors:
- a CDS encoding 2,3-bisphosphoglycerate-independent phosphoglycerate mutase → MEEYQMLKDLLIKNDAKIIYLVLDGVGGIRNADFPQTALEAARTPNLDMIASESACGRTVPVSTGVTPGSGPAHFSLFGYDPLLPVNDAGRGVVEVTGVGFDLKETDIAIRGNFATIDGEGVLTDRRAGRIPHEEGVRICEKLSAAIKKIDDIEIIIMPVREYRFGIVLRGKGLSPFVEETDPQSTGKRPLAPRATAPEAELTASVLKRLVKLIDENLADEEKARTALMRGISRKPAIESFNKRYGLKAAAVAAYPLYRGVAKLCGMDLFDTGFSPAEEFETVKSIYGKDYDFFFIHIKKTDSYGEDGNIEGKKGVIEQVDAAIPLLLDLAPEVLIVAGDHSTPCAMKGHSWHPVPFMIRSRSCGVDASRRFTETECDRGSLGVFSAVSIMELALANAGKLKKYGA